Proteins co-encoded in one Aquabacterium sp. A3 genomic window:
- a CDS encoding type I restriction-modification system subunit M, which yields MNQQALSAFIWSVADLLRGDYRQSDYGKVILPFTVLRRLDCVLEATKPAVLKELEAKTKMGVNPEPFLLKKTGLKFFNQSPLDLPKLLGDPDHIAHNLFTYVQGFSADVRDIFDHFAFQAQIDRLAKAGLLYQVAEKFAQIDLHPDKVSNMQMGLVFEELIRKFAEISNETAGEHFTPREVIRLMVDLIFIEDSEALSVPGVVRTLYDPTAGTGGMLSVAGEYLSAMNPQSRLTVYGQELNPESHAICKADMLIKGQDVANIAFGNTLSDDGHPTMKFDYMLANPPFGVEWKKVEKEVRKEHEQRGFDGRFGPGLPRVSDGSMLFLLHLLSKMRPAKDGGSRFGIVLNGSPLFTGGAGSGESEIRRYVLENDLVEAIVGLPGDMFYNTGIGTYIWVISNRKPQARAGKVQLIDASGMWQKMRKSLGSKRKELSDAHIDHITQLFGRFEEATGGDGKPISRIFANEAFGYHTITVERPLRDAEGKVVVGEKGKQKGKPQPDSSLRDTENVPLTEDVGEYFKREVLPHAPDAWIDPEKTKVGYEIPFNRHFYVFKPPRPLAEIDADLKRTTDRILDMIKGLSA from the coding sequence ATGAACCAACAGGCCCTCTCCGCATTCATCTGGTCCGTCGCCGACCTGCTCCGTGGCGACTACAGACAATCCGATTACGGCAAGGTCATCTTGCCCTTCACCGTGTTGCGCCGCTTGGACTGCGTGCTCGAAGCCACCAAGCCAGCCGTGCTCAAAGAGCTTGAAGCCAAGACGAAGATGGGCGTGAACCCCGAGCCCTTCCTGCTCAAGAAAACCGGGTTGAAGTTCTTCAACCAATCGCCGCTGGACCTGCCCAAACTGCTGGGCGACCCCGACCACATCGCCCATAACCTGTTCACGTACGTGCAAGGGTTCTCGGCCGATGTGCGCGACATCTTTGATCACTTTGCATTCCAGGCCCAGATCGACCGCCTGGCCAAGGCAGGGCTGCTGTACCAGGTGGCCGAGAAATTTGCCCAGATCGACTTGCATCCTGACAAGGTCAGCAACATGCAGATGGGCCTGGTGTTTGAAGAACTGATCCGTAAGTTCGCTGAAATCTCGAACGAAACGGCGGGGGAGCACTTCACCCCGCGCGAGGTGATCCGCCTCATGGTGGACCTGATCTTCATCGAAGACAGCGAAGCGCTGTCCGTGCCTGGCGTGGTGCGCACGCTGTACGACCCGACCGCGGGCACCGGCGGCATGCTCAGCGTGGCAGGCGAATACCTGTCCGCCATGAACCCGCAGTCGCGCCTGACGGTGTACGGCCAGGAGCTGAACCCCGAGTCGCACGCCATCTGCAAGGCCGACATGCTCATCAAGGGCCAAGACGTGGCCAACATCGCCTTCGGCAACACGCTGAGCGACGACGGCCACCCCACCATGAAGTTCGACTACATGCTGGCCAACCCGCCCTTTGGCGTGGAATGGAAGAAGGTCGAAAAAGAAGTGCGCAAGGAGCACGAGCAACGCGGCTTCGATGGCCGCTTCGGCCCCGGCCTGCCGCGCGTGTCAGACGGCTCCATGCTGTTCCTGCTGCACTTGCTCAGCAAGATGCGCCCCGCCAAAGACGGCGGCAGCCGCTTCGGTATCGTGCTCAACGGCTCGCCCCTGTTCACGGGCGGCGCGGGCAGCGGCGAAAGCGAGATCCGCCGCTATGTGCTGGAAAACGACCTGGTCGAGGCCATCGTGGGCCTGCCGGGCGACATGTTCTACAACACGGGCATTGGCACCTACATCTGGGTCATCAGCAACCGCAAGCCTCAGGCCAGAGCGGGCAAGGTGCAGCTGATCGACGCCAGCGGCATGTGGCAGAAGATGCGCAAGAGCCTGGGCAGCAAACGCAAGGAGCTGAGCGACGCCCACATCGACCACATCACCCAGCTGTTCGGCCGCTTTGAAGAAGCCACGGGTGGCGACGGCAAGCCCATCAGCCGCATCTTTGCCAACGAGGCCTTTGGCTACCACACCATCACCGTGGAGCGCCCGCTGCGCGATGCCGAGGGCAAGGTGGTGGTGGGCGAGAAGGGCAAGCAAAAAGGCAAGCCCCAGCCTGATTCCAGCCTGCGCGACACCGAGAACGTGCCCCTGACCGAAGACGTGGGCGAGTACTTCAAGCGCGAGGTGCTGCCCCATGCACCCGACGCCTGGATCGACCCTGAGAAGACCAAG